The genome window CTTCAATATTACGAGCAGTACCAAAGAATTTTTTAGGTTTGTGTAATGCACCAGAATCAATACCTCCAGATAATACCTTCCCTGTAGAAGGTTCTACCTGGTTGTATGCTCGTGCAAGTCTTGTGATAGAATCTAATAAAATAACAACATCATAGCCACTTTCGACAAGACGACGAGATTTTTCTAGTACCATTTGAGCAACATTTACATGTTTTTGAGCAGGTTCATCAAAGGTAGATGATACTACTTCAGCTTTTACAGAGCGTTGCATATCAGTAACTTCCTCAGGTCTTTCATCAACTAGGAAAATAATTAATTTGATTTCAGGATGATTAGTTGTGATACTATTAGCAATTTCTTTTAATAAAGTAGTTTTACCAGCTTTCGGAGGAGATACAATCAAGGCACGCTGTCCTTTACCTATAGGAGTGAAAATATCCATCATACGCATACTTAGATTGGCTGGATTTCGTTCTAATTTTATTGGTTGATTAGGGAAAATAGGAGTAAGATTTGAGAATAGAGTTCTTTTACGAGCTACCTCTGCAGATTTTTCATTAATACTTTCTACACGGAGCATAGCAAAAAATTTTTCTTCTTCAGATTTTTGAGGAGGGCGTATTTGTCCTTGAAGTACATCTCCACTTCTTAAACGAAATAGTGATATTTGAGAAGGAGATACATAAATATCATCAGAACTTGGTAAATAACTATATCGAGGAGATCTGAGAAATCCAAATCCACCGTCTATTAATTGTAATGTTCCACCACCATAGATAATACCTT of Spirochaetota bacterium contains these proteins:
- the rho gene encoding transcription termination factor Rho, which gives rise to MKRSEFQLKKNTSNPSKKPSFHKNVEEEYPTVTIDFEQYGKQLFSIYERSSDPTKIKEQVFSEDFKFLFINQLKQLGITELLIIANHLKLENCESMHTQELVYTILRKHTDNKGIIYGGGTLQLIDGGFGFLRSPRYSYLPSSDDIYVSPSQISLFRLRSGDVLQGQIRPPQKSEEEKFFAMLRVESINEKSAEVARKRTLFSNLTPIFPNQPIKLERNPANLSMRMMDIFTPIGKGQRALIVSPPKAGKTTLLKEIANSITTNHPEIKLIIFLVDERPEEVTDMQRSVKAEVVSSTFDEPAQKHVNVAQMVLEKSRRLVESGYDVVILLDSITRLARAYNQVEPSTGKVLSGGIDSGALHKPKKFFGTARNIEEGGSLTIIATALVDTGSKMDDIIFEEFKGTGNMEMNLDRNLANQRTFPAFDIKVSGTRKEELLLDPITLERSQMLRKVFANMSNDEIINKVGQSMKRFHTNEEFLNNLQMLGKL